The window AGGCACAATCCAGTCTCCAACCTAAAAAAGAAAAGAGCTGGTTATATCCGATTGCTCTACATATTTGACAGAATGCAAGTTACGACAGCTCCCCGCCTTTTAAAGGCGGGGTGGATGCTATTGAGGCACGAAATAGCAGGCGGGGTGGTTATAAACCTTTCCGCTTAGAAGCCCCCTGCCCCTACATATCCCGCAGCACCTCTCGCGCCAGGCGTTCGCTATAGCTGTTTATTTTCCAATGGCCGGGACTCCACCCTTTTAAAAACCGATGAAAATCAGTCCAGGCCACAGGGTACAGCATGCGCCATTCATTTTCCATCTCATCAAAATCAACTTTCTTGCCTTGCTTTTTCAAAGCATCTCTTAGCGCCACAAAATAGTAATCCAATATCTTATCCTCCAATTTTTCGCAATCCTCCTCATTAAGGCAACTGCCTATAAAATAAGCCACATCCTTCATTCCGCAACCACCGCCCACATACTGAAAATCTACGGCAGCCACTTTTTTGCCATCCGCCGAAAAACAGAAATTGGCCAGTTTGGCATCGCCATGAACAAAGGTCTGGTAATTGGCCTCGTTTAATTTTTTATCTATAATCGGAGCGGCCTCTTTTAAAGCTTTATCGTTCAAAACCTTTAACTCATCGGGTCGGGTTTCCAAATGCCAGTACGTGCCAACTGACCAAAGCCCTTCCGGTTTTTGCATAAGGAAAGTAGCATGAAAATGAGCCAGCCACGAAAGGCAGACCTCTACATGATACCATGAAACAGACGACAGACGGGTATCAAAACCACTACTGTCCAGATCTTCCATAACCATAAACACTTCGTTGTCTTTTGCTTCCAGAGCCAGACATTTGGGTACTCTGCAATCGACATTGCACCACGTGCTATAATTTTTATACCAAGCCGTTTCTACCTCGTAGGATTTCACTTTGCGTAAATGCGATAAATCGGTGTTCCATCCTCTGGGGTGCTTGTTCTGCGCGGGCATGCGTACATGTTTGGCTACAACACTCCGGATTGAACCGCCCTCCAATGCAATACGCACAATACTCCCATACCCGCTCCACAGGCTTTGTATTTCCTCCTGTACAAATAAATTTACTGCACCTGTGGCCTTTATAGTAATGTTTCTAAAATGATTGTTCATGCTTTAATATTGAAAATACAAAGATAATAATAAGCCCCAGCCATAAATACTCTGTTTTTTTTATTTTTAGCTTGCTGACCAAGTAGGATAGCCTGACCAAAACAAATTGTTTTAAAAGCGCACTGCTTAAATCGTGAATACGTATTGACTAAAATATTTTACCCAATATAGAGTTTACACTTTCAGTGTGTATGCTTTGGATACTCCTATTTACCGACCCATTACTGTCATATGCCGGAATAAAATAAAAAACGGTTCTTTGCCCGCGTCATGCAAACAAAGAACCGTTACCTAAACTACCACCTTACAGTTCCGGATTTTTTGAACCAGATGTTATGGTAAAATCACCACTTTCTTCGATATTACCTTTTTGTCGATAAATATTAGGATGTTGTACATTCCTTTCGACAGATGGTTCAAATCAAGTTGCATCGGTGTTTCTTCGCTCGGTCCGGAAATATAAACCGACCTGCCGCTCATATCAAACACCTGAATG of the Saccharicrinis carchari genome contains:
- a CDS encoding oxidoreductase family protein, yielding MNNHFRNITIKATGAVNLFVQEEIQSLWSGYGSIVRIALEGGSIRSVVAKHVRMPAQNKHPRGWNTDLSHLRKVKSYEVETAWYKNYSTWCNVDCRVPKCLALEAKDNEVFMVMEDLDSSGFDTRLSSVSWYHVEVCLSWLAHFHATFLMQKPEGLWSVGTYWHLETRPDELKVLNDKALKEAAPIIDKKLNEANYQTFVHGDAKLANFCFSADGKKVAAVDFQYVGGGCGMKDVAYFIGSCLNEEDCEKLEDKILDYYFVALRDALKKQGKKVDFDEMENEWRMLYPVAWTDFHRFLKGWSPGHWKINSYSERLAREVLRDM